The following are encoded in a window of Aerococcus sanguinicola genomic DNA:
- the trpS gene encoding tryptophan--tRNA ligase, giving the protein MKKIFSGVQPSGIPTIGNYVGALKQFVDLQDDHDAIYCIMNQHAITVPQDPESLRENTRRLAALYLALGVDPHQSTIFVQGDVAAHAKAGWLVQCLIPLGELERMTQFKDKSAKKQSVMSGLLTYPTLMVADIILYHADLVPVGDDQKQHMELTRNFVDRFNKRFASKDQPILTKPEHLTPKSGGRIMSLQDPSQKMSKSDDNQKAFISLLDEPKKAAKKIKSAVTDSSGVISYDPEEKPGVSNLLDIYSAFSNRSIDDLVSEYEGSGYGAFKGDLAEVMADFLSPMQARYYDLLESDELEDILREGAKKAEVIANQTLAEMEDAMGLRY; this is encoded by the coding sequence ATGAAAAAAATTTTTTCAGGGGTTCAACCGAGTGGCATCCCAACCATAGGGAACTATGTGGGCGCGCTCAAGCAATTTGTTGACCTGCAAGATGACCACGATGCCATCTATTGTATTATGAACCAGCATGCCATCACGGTGCCCCAAGATCCAGAAAGCTTAAGAGAGAATACACGGCGTTTAGCGGCTCTCTATCTTGCCTTGGGGGTCGATCCACATCAGTCAACCATCTTCGTACAGGGGGATGTTGCGGCTCATGCTAAGGCAGGCTGGTTGGTCCAATGCCTGATTCCTCTGGGCGAGTTGGAACGGATGACTCAGTTTAAGGATAAGTCAGCCAAGAAACAGTCTGTTATGTCAGGGCTCTTGACCTATCCAACCTTGATGGTGGCAGATATTATCCTCTACCATGCCGACCTAGTGCCTGTGGGGGATGACCAGAAGCAACACATGGAACTGACCCGGAATTTTGTGGACCGCTTTAACAAGCGTTTTGCCAGCAAGGACCAGCCTATCCTAACCAAACCAGAACACTTGACGCCTAAGTCAGGGGGCCGGATTATGAGCTTGCAAGATCCAAGTCAGAAGATGTCCAAGTCAGATGATAATCAGAAGGCCTTTATATCGCTATTGGATGAACCGAAGAAGGCTGCTAAGAAGATCAAGTCTGCCGTGACGGATTCTTCCGGTGTCATTAGCTATGATCCTGAAGAAAAACCAGGGGTATCCAACCTCTTAGACATCTATTCAGCTTTCTCGAATCGGAGCATTGACGACTTAGTCAGCGAGTATGAGGGCTCAGGTTATGGAGCCTTTAAAGGCGACTTGGCTGAAGTGATGGCTGATTTCTTATCACCGATGCAAGCCCGTTATTATGACTTGCTCGAGTCTGATGAACTGGAAGATATCTTGCGCGAAGGGGCTAAGAAGGCTGAAGTTATTGCCAACCAAACCCTGGCTGAGATGGAAGATGCTATGGGGCTGCGTTATTAA
- a CDS encoding competence protein CoiA: protein MFFAHIENNQLIAASQVGTLESQPRFYCPTCHQQVNFCQPRRGRPYFAHQAKRSTGGGESDRHRASKEQMAEILRAGGYEVLTELPIDTIKRRADLCVDKRWVLEIQYAQMSAEEAGKRTSDYHLAGFNLLWLLGHQSPHFKLRPAYLKRLWPFLKPFAQLGLCLPYWHEEAADVRLYALDYYGRLGTVYRLSLPDYLALCQLTGWEEGFNFSQLIPKQAIHSLPPTYYQGRLLEILRRPSQSERRLLNCLYQVGLSLMDLPQILVLVTDKSLLTEEPFWLVLAYTYLVDQGFLTRDDLDQVLTWRPHPVFELALREAFLNHLFQSLPQFLKAGETMLE, encoded by the coding sequence ATGTTTTTTGCACATATCGAAAATAATCAATTGATTGCAGCGAGCCAGGTGGGGACTTTGGAGAGCCAGCCGCGCTTTTATTGTCCGACTTGCCACCAGCAAGTAAACTTCTGCCAACCGCGGCGAGGTCGCCCTTACTTCGCCCACCAAGCTAAGCGCTCTACTGGGGGAGGGGAATCTGACCGCCACCGGGCTTCTAAGGAGCAGATGGCAGAGATCCTAAGGGCAGGAGGCTATGAGGTCTTGACGGAACTGCCTATTGACACAATTAAACGACGGGCTGACTTATGCGTAGATAAGCGCTGGGTTTTAGAGATCCAATATGCGCAAATGTCAGCTGAGGAAGCGGGGAAGCGGACCAGTGATTATCATTTGGCAGGATTTAATTTGCTCTGGTTGCTCGGCCACCAGTCACCCCACTTCAAGCTTCGACCAGCTTATTTAAAGCGTTTGTGGCCCTTCCTCAAGCCCTTTGCTCAGCTAGGCCTCTGCCTGCCTTATTGGCACGAGGAAGCGGCTGATGTTCGTCTATATGCTCTTGATTATTATGGGAGGCTCGGGACTGTCTACCGGCTATCGCTCCCGGACTACCTCGCACTCTGTCAGTTGACGGGCTGGGAGGAGGGTTTCAACTTTAGCCAACTGATCCCTAAGCAGGCCATCCATAGTCTGCCTCCCACGTATTACCAAGGTCGCTTACTGGAGATCCTAAGGCGGCCCAGCCAGTCAGAGCGTCGCTTGCTCAATTGCCTCTACCAGGTCGGCCTTTCCCTCATGGATTTGCCCCAGATCTTGGTCTTAGTCACAGACAAATCTTTACTCACTGAAGAGCCCTTTTGGCTAGTTTTAGCCTATACTTACTTGGTTGACCAGGGCTTTTTGACTAGAGATGACTTGGACCAAGTCTTGACTTGGCGACCGCATCCTGTTTTTGAATTAGCATTAAGAGAAGCTTTTTTGAACCATCTCTTCCAAAGCTTGCCTCAGTTTTTGAAGGCGGGTGAGACTATGCTAGAATAG
- the pepF gene encoding oligoendopeptidase F, translated as MSEIKEAQAREAMDPAYQWDLSSIYAQDEDFEKDLANFSQHLDRLAPYQRQLHEGEDQVISALEVLLEISRQLERLYVYAHLKHDQDTTNAKYLDYNNKASGLLTEVSSALSWFEPEVLALPDDSLDRLAEREDYGQFFKELRDQKAHVLDPDLEKALAAAGEIFSSPGRIFSMINNADLTFDPVEAADGQKISLTHGSYGRLLEHSDRNLRRQAFHNLYQGYEGLIHTLAENMSNNVKSHNYKAKLRHYDSAREAALAQNHIPVAVYERLVEKVNDHLGDFHDYLNFRKDQLGLKKMQMYDLYTPLAGEAPIRFTFEEAKDLTRKALAPLGQAYLADLEQAFEEGWIDVYENIGKRSGAYSSGAYDTKPYVLLNWQDSLNDVYTLVHELGHSMHSYYTRKHQPYVYGDYSIFLAEIASTTNENLLTEYLLATVEDTETRIYILNQYLDSVKGTLFRQTQFAEFEQWMHEEAAAGRSLTAETLNQAYFELNQRYYGSAVDPEDKTIAMEWARIPHFYYNFYVYQYATGFSAANRLAERISRGEEGAVSAYLSYLSAGSSDYPIQVMQRAGVDMTQGDYLDSAFDQFKTRLQELKQLMA; from the coding sequence ATGTCAGAAATTAAAGAAGCCCAAGCTAGAGAGGCTATGGATCCTGCCTACCAGTGGGATCTGAGCTCGATTTATGCCCAAGATGAAGACTTTGAAAAAGATTTAGCTAACTTTAGCCAACATTTAGATCGTCTAGCCCCTTACCAGAGGCAGCTCCATGAGGGGGAGGACCAGGTGATTAGCGCCCTCGAGGTTCTTTTAGAGATTAGCCGGCAACTGGAACGGCTCTATGTCTATGCCCATCTCAAGCACGACCAGGATACGACCAACGCCAAGTATTTGGACTATAACAACAAAGCCAGTGGTCTCTTGACTGAGGTCTCGAGTGCTCTGTCTTGGTTTGAGCCTGAAGTCTTGGCCTTGCCCGATGACAGTTTGGACCGCCTCGCTGAGCGTGAGGACTACGGGCAATTCTTTAAGGAATTGAGAGACCAGAAGGCCCATGTCCTGGACCCTGATTTGGAAAAAGCCTTAGCAGCAGCGGGGGAAATCTTCTCTAGCCCAGGACGAATCTTTAGCATGATTAATAACGCTGATTTAACTTTTGATCCGGTTGAAGCGGCGGATGGTCAGAAAATTTCCTTAACCCATGGGAGTTATGGCCGCTTATTAGAACACTCGGACCGCAACTTGCGCCGCCAGGCCTTCCACAATCTCTACCAGGGCTATGAAGGCTTGATCCATACCCTGGCCGAGAATATGAGTAATAATGTGAAGAGCCACAATTACAAGGCTAAGCTCCGCCACTATGACAGTGCACGGGAAGCAGCCCTGGCCCAAAACCATATTCCTGTGGCTGTCTATGAACGCCTGGTAGAAAAGGTGAATGACCACTTAGGAGACTTCCACGACTACTTAAACTTCCGCAAAGACCAGCTCGGCTTGAAAAAGATGCAGATGTATGATCTCTATACGCCCCTAGCTGGTGAGGCGCCTATCCGCTTTACTTTTGAAGAGGCTAAGGACCTTACCCGCAAGGCCCTAGCCCCCCTTGGCCAAGCTTATTTGGCTGATCTGGAACAGGCCTTTGAGGAAGGCTGGATTGATGTCTATGAGAATATCGGCAAACGGTCAGGGGCTTATTCATCTGGTGCCTATGACACCAAGCCTTATGTCCTCCTCAACTGGCAAGATTCTTTAAACGATGTCTATACCCTGGTCCATGAACTGGGCCACAGTATGCACTCTTACTACACCCGCAAGCACCAGCCTTATGTTTATGGAGATTATTCGATCTTCTTGGCTGAGATTGCTTCGACCACGAATGAAAATCTCTTAACTGAATATCTCTTAGCGACGGTGGAAGATACAGAGACCCGGATCTATATCCTCAACCAATACCTGGATAGCGTGAAGGGGACGCTCTTTAGACAGACCCAGTTCGCAGAATTCGAACAGTGGATGCATGAAGAGGCAGCTGCAGGGCGGAGTTTGACGGCAGAGACCCTCAACCAGGCCTATTTTGAACTCAACCAGCGCTATTACGGATCGGCTGTTGACCCTGAAGATAAGACGATTGCTATGGAATGGGCACGGATTCCGCATTTCTATTACAATTTCTATGTCTACCAGTATGCGACGGGCTTTTCTGCTGCTAATCGTTTGGCTGAACGGATTAGTCGTGGGGAAGAGGGGGCTGTTAGTGCCTACCTAAGCTACTTATCAGCGGGCTCTAGCGATTACCCGATTCAGGTGATGCAGCGCGCTGGTGTGGATATGACCCAGGGGGACTACTTGGATTCTGCCTTTGACCAATTCAAGACCCGCCTCCAAGAACTGAAACAATTAATGGCTTAA
- a CDS encoding DsbA family protein, whose translation MKQFQYSHKQTTDLTAEDHDHVFELFLFVNPMGSNCHSCEEEVLDFMEHTDKRVYYRFIACNDFRLFNEYLKQKNWTKLSLGERNRLYCHMHQIAVGYKAALLQGKKVGRQFLMTMQEHFGLAEEEFTKERMLELAKEARVDLEMWQEDIDSGSALKSYHTDLKIAQQMKIRSNPSLVIFDNLDFRYGLKLDQDITKDNLDYITDQMIHPTEDSLFNYQASHYHNKANKSQVSTINTGNLRLLNK comes from the coding sequence ATGAAGCAATTTCAGTATTCTCACAAGCAGACGACCGACCTAACCGCAGAAGACCACGACCATGTCTTCGAGCTCTTCCTATTCGTTAATCCAATGGGAAGTAATTGCCATTCTTGTGAAGAGGAAGTTCTAGACTTTATGGAGCATACCGACAAGCGAGTGTACTATCGCTTCATTGCCTGTAATGACTTCCGCTTATTCAACGAATACTTAAAACAAAAAAACTGGACCAAGCTTAGCCTGGGAGAGCGCAACCGCCTCTACTGCCACATGCACCAGATTGCAGTAGGCTACAAGGCTGCCTTGCTCCAAGGCAAGAAAGTTGGCCGGCAATTTCTCATGACCATGCAGGAGCACTTTGGTCTCGCCGAAGAAGAATTTACCAAAGAACGAATGCTTGAACTCGCCAAAGAAGCTCGCGTCGACCTGGAGATGTGGCAGGAAGATATTGATTCGGGTTCTGCCCTTAAGTCCTACCATACAGATCTCAAAATCGCCCAGCAGATGAAGATTCGTTCAAACCCTAGCCTGGTCATCTTCGACAATTTGGATTTTCGCTACGGTCTTAAATTAGACCAGGATATCACGAAGGACAACCTGGACTATATCACCGACCAAATGATTCATCCAACAGAAGACAGTTTATTCAATTACCAAGCCAGCCATTATCATAACAAGGCCAACAAAAGCCAAGTGTCCACCATTAACACCGGCAACCTGCGCCTACTCAATAAATAA
- a CDS encoding CYTH domain-containing protein, which produces MEEEVEIEYKNILSPTEYQALISEFEDCEQRIKHLHNMYYDTADRQLKAGGMGLRIRQADNYQHLTLKVRQADQEMREYTERLSVEDLTASLAQGRPVIKESLKHVLAQAGIAWQNLEMIGQFKTLRRELPYQGQLLVLDACQFDHYQDYELEMEVNNSQRGWQVFQNFLEERQIERRPAAVKVARMQATVPDYTF; this is translated from the coding sequence ATGGAAGAAGAAGTCGAAATCGAATATAAGAATATCCTTTCCCCAACTGAGTACCAGGCGCTTATCAGCGAATTTGAAGATTGCGAGCAAAGGATCAAACACTTACACAATATGTATTATGACACGGCTGACCGGCAACTCAAAGCCGGAGGAATGGGCTTACGTATTCGCCAAGCGGATAACTACCAGCACCTCACCCTCAAGGTCCGCCAAGCTGACCAAGAGATGCGGGAATATACGGAGAGACTCTCAGTAGAAGATCTTACAGCCAGTCTAGCCCAGGGACGCCCCGTCATCAAAGAGAGCCTCAAACACGTCCTCGCCCAGGCTGGTATCGCCTGGCAAAACTTGGAAATGATTGGGCAGTTCAAAACTTTGAGGCGTGAGCTCCCCTACCAAGGCCAGCTCCTTGTCCTCGATGCCTGCCAATTCGACCACTACCAAGACTATGAACTTGAGATGGAGGTCAACAATTCCCAAAGAGGCTGGCAAGTTTTCCAAAACTTTTTAGAAGAGCGTCAGATTGAACGGCGACCTGCTGCCGTCAAAGTTGCCCGTATGCAAGCGACTGTCCCCGATTATACATTTTAG
- a CDS encoding NAD kinase, whose product MKVAIVNNPKTQSLAVKEKILELFLERGILLDQDQPDIVISIGGDGTLLHAFHAYQDQLDRVRFIGLHTGHLGFYTDWKDNQVAELVDAISRDQGEHVSYPLLEVRLVHSDGLSSRRLALNESAIRRYEGTMTCEVYIRDELFEVFRGDGLCVSTPTGSTGLNKSLGGAVVHPRLQTLQLTEIASLNNRVFRTLSSSMLIAPDEWIVLRPGDGEISGVYLFVDQYSAPLEEVKQIEFRIAEERIHFARYRHLHFWNRVKTSFIG is encoded by the coding sequence ATGAAAGTTGCTATTGTAAATAATCCAAAGACACAGTCCTTGGCAGTAAAAGAAAAAATACTAGAATTGTTTTTAGAGCGGGGGATCTTGCTTGATCAAGACCAACCGGATATTGTGATCAGTATAGGCGGGGATGGCACCTTGCTCCATGCCTTCCATGCCTACCAAGACCAGCTTGACCGGGTGCGTTTTATCGGCTTACATACTGGCCACCTAGGTTTCTATACGGATTGGAAGGACAACCAAGTGGCCGAACTGGTCGACGCCATTAGCCGGGACCAGGGTGAGCATGTCTCCTACCCTCTCTTGGAAGTGCGCCTTGTTCATAGTGATGGGCTGAGCAGCCGACGCTTGGCTCTGAATGAATCGGCTATTCGACGCTATGAGGGGACCATGACTTGCGAAGTTTATATCCGCGATGAGCTCTTTGAAGTCTTTCGAGGGGATGGCCTTTGTGTATCGACTCCCACCGGCTCAACCGGGCTCAATAAGTCCTTAGGGGGAGCCGTGGTCCATCCGCGTTTGCAGACCCTCCAGCTGACAGAGATCGCCTCGCTCAACAACCGGGTCTTCCGTACCTTGAGCTCTTCGATGTTGATTGCACCGGATGAATGGATTGTGCTCCGACCAGGTGATGGGGAGATTTCAGGCGTCTACTTATTTGTTGACCAATACTCAGCCCCTCTTGAGGAGGTTAAGCAGATTGAATTTCGGATTGCCGAAGAGCGGATTCATTTTGCCCGTTACCGTCACTTACACTTTTGGAACCGTGTCAAGACAAGCTTTATTGGTTAG
- a CDS encoding RluA family pseudouridine synthase: protein MLSFEWTVHQDMYVRTFLRGKGISRRLLARIKYHGGEVLLNDEPRYVGTQAVVGDRIKVLIPDEGKQEEIEGLPGPLDILFEDDHYLAVNKPAYYTSIPSFHNPQGSMANILKAYYQAQNYDNQVIHVVTRLDRDTSGVMLFAKHQFAHSLLDQSLRQGGIDKRYWAFTPDPLQPKDQGFIEAAIGRKPGSIIERRVDPDGKPALTEYQLLRETAAGYLYGVRLHTGRTHQIRVHFAHAGAPLYGDSLYGGEMAAGLDRQALHCRSLSFDHPLTGDHLQIIAPLADELSDWQTRYFEAQEKECENGR, encoded by the coding sequence GTGTTATCTTTTGAATGGACGGTCCACCAAGACATGTATGTTCGCACATTTTTGCGGGGGAAGGGGATTTCGCGCCGTCTTCTAGCGCGAATTAAATACCATGGTGGGGAGGTCCTCTTGAATGATGAACCTCGCTATGTGGGGACCCAGGCCGTGGTGGGCGATCGGATTAAGGTCTTAATCCCAGATGAAGGGAAGCAGGAGGAGATTGAAGGGTTGCCAGGGCCCTTGGACATTCTCTTTGAGGATGACCATTACCTAGCCGTCAATAAGCCGGCTTATTATACTTCCATTCCTTCTTTCCACAATCCCCAGGGGTCGATGGCGAATATCTTAAAGGCCTATTACCAAGCACAGAATTATGATAACCAGGTCATCCATGTGGTGACGCGCTTGGACCGGGATACTAGCGGCGTGATGCTTTTTGCCAAGCACCAATTTGCCCACTCGCTCCTGGACCAGAGCCTGCGTCAGGGCGGGATTGATAAGCGTTATTGGGCCTTTACTCCTGACCCTCTCCAGCCCAAGGACCAAGGTTTTATTGAAGCAGCAATTGGTCGGAAGCCGGGCTCGATCATTGAGCGCCGGGTTGATCCAGATGGTAAGCCGGCCTTGACGGAATACCAGCTCTTGCGGGAGACGGCAGCTGGTTACCTCTATGGGGTCCGCCTCCATACCGGGCGCACCCATCAGATCCGTGTCCACTTTGCCCATGCAGGGGCGCCTTTGTATGGAGACAGTCTCTATGGAGGAGAGATGGCAGCCGGTCTTGACCGCCAGGCCCTCCACTGCCGGAGCTTATCCTTTGACCATCCCTTGACCGGTGACCACTTGCAGATTATTGCCCCTTTAGCTGATGAATTGTCGGATTGGCAGACGCGCTACTTTGAAGCCCAAGAGAAAGAGTGTGAAAATGGTAGATAA
- the mgtE gene encoding magnesium transporter, giving the protein MYESQQMTDEEVFEGVMACLRRNDRVAFREEFFKNHTFVQAQIYLNLEFADRQLVHEFLEPQELAEIYDIIDDEDESLILAFLNEMNDEYSAVVLGEMYTDNAADILNDLKPEKMRTYLRLMPKARADELKVLMNYGDETAGGIMTTEFVSIKANQTIRSAMTLLRAKAENAESIYYLYIVDDDNRLVGVLSLRDLILSEGHVLVSDVMSSRVISVDVDEEQSQVARTIKDYDFFAIPVVEATGELLGIITVDDILDVMDDEAMADYSGLAGVDVDEQYESPSKSAKSRLPWLITLLCLGMGTSSLISQFEGMISEVATLSLFITLITGTAGNAGTQSLAVAVRKLALPDDQSTSLFSMIMREIVTGLLCGAITGLTIMLIVGFWQSNFVLGAVVGIAMLCAITVANLAGSLIPILMDRLGFDPAVASGPFITTLSDLTSVLIYFTIAAQFLPLLM; this is encoded by the coding sequence ATCTATGAAAGCCAACAAATGACTGATGAAGAGGTTTTTGAAGGGGTCATGGCCTGCTTGAGGCGAAATGACCGGGTGGCTTTTCGCGAAGAATTCTTCAAAAACCATACCTTTGTTCAAGCGCAGATTTATTTGAATTTGGAATTTGCTGACCGCCAGCTCGTCCATGAATTCCTAGAACCCCAGGAGCTGGCTGAAATCTATGATATTATCGATGATGAAGATGAAAGCCTGATCTTAGCCTTCCTGAATGAAATGAATGACGAGTATTCGGCAGTGGTCCTGGGCGAGATGTACACCGATAATGCTGCGGATATCTTGAATGACCTGAAACCGGAGAAGATGCGAACCTATCTGCGTTTGATGCCGAAAGCGCGGGCGGATGAACTTAAGGTCCTGATGAATTATGGCGATGAAACGGCCGGGGGGATTATGACCACGGAGTTTGTCTCGATTAAGGCCAACCAAACCATCCGTTCCGCTATGACCCTGCTTCGAGCCAAGGCCGAAAATGCGGAGAGTATCTACTATCTCTATATTGTCGACGATGATAACCGCTTAGTGGGCGTTCTCTCTCTGCGTGATCTCATCCTCAGTGAAGGCCATGTCTTGGTCTCTGATGTCATGTCTAGCCGGGTGATCTCGGTGGATGTCGATGAGGAGCAGAGCCAGGTGGCCCGAACCATTAAGGACTATGATTTCTTCGCCATTCCAGTGGTAGAAGCAACCGGCGAATTGCTGGGGATTATTACTGTTGATGATATCCTTGATGTTATGGATGACGAAGCCATGGCTGATTATTCCGGTCTGGCAGGGGTGGACGTGGATGAGCAGTATGAGAGTCCATCCAAGTCTGCCAAGTCCCGCTTACCCTGGTTGATTACCTTGCTTTGCCTGGGAATGGGGACATCGAGCTTGATTAGCCAATTTGAAGGCATGATTTCAGAAGTCGCTACCCTGTCCCTCTTTATTACCCTGATCACAGGGACGGCTGGGAATGCGGGGACCCAGTCCTTGGCCGTGGCGGTTCGCAAGCTTGCCCTGCCTGATGACCAATCGACCTCGCTTTTTTCGATGATTATGCGAGAAATTGTAACGGGGCTCCTCTGTGGGGCGATTACGGGACTGACCATTATGTTGATCGTTGGTTTCTGGCAGTCTAACTTTGTCTTAGGAGCTGTGGTTGGAATTGCTATGCTCTGTGCCATTACCGTAGCCAACTTAGCGGGGAGCTTGATCCCCATCTTAATGGACCGTTTGGGCTTCGATCCCGCCGTTGCTTCGGGTCCCTTTATTACGACTTTGAGTGACTTGACTTCGGTATTGATTTACTTTACGATCGCAGCGCAGTTCCTGCCTTTGTTGATGTAA
- the metA gene encoding homoserine O-acetyltransferase MetA, which yields MPIKVAGNLPAIHRLAEENIFVMNDRRAEMQDFRTLEIVIVNLMPTKEATEEQLLRLLSNSPLQVNITFLHTASHTSKHISEKHLRTFYRTFEDIKDRYFDGMIITGAPVETMPFEAVNYWEELEAIMNWSEGHVFSTMHICWGAQAALYHHYGINKFPLKDKLFGIYEQRLNDRENSLGRGLDDVFLMPHSRHTEVRREDIEAQDELEVLAYSEDGSVSVAYSKDQRFVFIFGHVEYDAETLDKEYRRDLDAGKTIQMPRNYYPNDDPKQAPPLKWRTAANMLFSNWLNYYVYQDTPFVIEQIPEKWRVEK from the coding sequence ATGCCGATTAAAGTTGCGGGTAATTTACCAGCGATTCACCGTTTAGCAGAGGAAAATATTTTTGTTATGAATGATCGACGGGCGGAGATGCAAGACTTCCGTACCCTTGAAATTGTGATTGTGAATCTGATGCCGACTAAGGAAGCAACCGAAGAGCAGCTGCTCCGTCTATTAAGTAACTCGCCCTTGCAGGTCAATATCACTTTTCTTCATACGGCTAGTCACACTTCCAAGCATATTTCGGAAAAGCACTTGCGAACTTTCTATCGGACCTTTGAAGATATTAAGGACCGTTACTTTGATGGGATGATCATCACGGGGGCGCCGGTGGAAACTATGCCCTTTGAAGCTGTTAATTATTGGGAAGAATTAGAAGCGATTATGAATTGGAGCGAGGGCCATGTTTTCTCCACCATGCACATTTGTTGGGGAGCCCAAGCTGCCCTTTATCATCATTATGGGATCAATAAGTTTCCGCTTAAGGATAAGCTCTTTGGTATCTACGAGCAGCGGCTGAATGACCGAGAAAACAGTCTAGGGCGGGGCTTAGATGATGTCTTCCTCATGCCTCATTCCCGGCACACAGAAGTTCGCCGCGAAGATATTGAAGCCCAGGATGAGCTGGAAGTTCTTGCCTATTCGGAGGACGGTAGTGTGAGTGTGGCCTACAGCAAGGACCAGCGTTTCGTCTTTATCTTTGGGCACGTGGAATATGATGCTGAGACCTTGGATAAGGAATACCGCCGCGACCTTGACGCGGGTAAGACCATCCAGATGCCCCGTAATTACTATCCGAACGATGATCCCAAGCAAGCTCCGCCATTGAAGTGGCGGACAGCTGCTAATATGCTCTTTAGCAACTGGCTGAACTATTATGTCTACCAAGATACGCCATTTGTTATTGAACAGATTCCAGAGAAATGGCGGGTTGAAAAATAG
- a CDS encoding pyruvate, water dikinase regulatory protein — MIHKNIYILSDAVGESARLMAQAVLAQFQHGLKPQIKRYPFIQETEDLLPILEDAKKEEALLAATFVNQTLDHCARNFAQDQGLAYVNFMQEMIDQVSQTTQLAPSQEIGAQRRVNQDYFNRMAAMEYAIKHDDGKLSQKSLLEADIILLGVSRSGKTPLSMYLANHSWKVANFPLMPEVQLPETLRQAPPKKLFGLIASPRYILNVRTHRLKDLGLTGEAPYSQLDRIKHELQHARSIYQELGVQEISIEYKSIEESGSEIEHLLELL; from the coding sequence ATGATTCACAAAAATATCTATATATTATCAGATGCTGTTGGCGAAAGCGCCCGCCTCATGGCCCAAGCTGTTCTTGCCCAGTTCCAGCACGGTCTCAAGCCCCAGATTAAACGCTACCCCTTCATCCAGGAGACAGAAGACCTCCTCCCCATCCTGGAAGATGCTAAGAAAGAAGAGGCTCTTTTGGCCGCCACCTTTGTGAATCAAACGCTCGACCACTGTGCCCGGAACTTTGCCCAAGACCAAGGCCTGGCTTATGTCAACTTTATGCAGGAGATGATTGACCAAGTCAGCCAGACCACCCAGTTAGCGCCGAGCCAAGAAATTGGAGCCCAGCGCCGGGTCAATCAAGATTACTTCAACCGCATGGCCGCCATGGAATACGCCATCAAGCATGACGACGGCAAGCTCAGTCAGAAGAGCCTGCTGGAAGCAGATATTATCCTGCTCGGCGTCTCGCGCTCAGGTAAAACGCCCCTTTCCATGTACCTGGCTAACCATTCCTGGAAGGTTGCCAACTTCCCTCTCATGCCAGAAGTCCAGCTCCCGGAAACCCTCCGTCAAGCGCCCCCTAAGAAACTCTTTGGTCTGATTGCTTCCCCGCGCTATATCCTCAATGTGCGTACCCACCGCTTGAAAGACCTGGGCTTGACCGGGGAGGCTCCTTATAGCCAGCTAGACCGTATCAAGCACGAACTCCAACATGCCCGGTCCATCTACCAAGAACTCGGTGTCCAGGAAATCTCCATTGAATACAAGTCCATTGAAGAAAGTGGTTCTGAAATCGAACACTTACTCGAACTGCTTTAA
- a CDS encoding CBS domain-containing protein: MKFSQRQEEIIRIVKKKQPITADAIADHFQLTKSTLRSDLAVLTMVGILDAKPKIGYFYTGQNVEPLWSDQFSDLTVADVMGSAIQVSPDSSVQEAITLLFLYDSGSLYVSLPEDQELLGIVSRKDLLRASLSGGDQGQTALAVIMTRMPNILVTRADTPLIEAAKILVKHEVDSLPVVEDLEHFKILGKLSKTHLVRLFVQSLVSEEDL; the protein is encoded by the coding sequence ATGAAATTTAGCCAACGCCAAGAGGAAATTATCCGCATTGTCAAGAAAAAACAGCCCATCACAGCTGATGCCATTGCTGACCATTTCCAACTTACCAAGTCTACCCTGCGTAGCGACCTAGCTGTCCTCACCATGGTCGGGATACTAGACGCTAAACCAAAAATTGGTTACTTCTATACCGGGCAAAATGTTGAACCGCTCTGGTCCGACCAATTTTCTGACTTGACAGTGGCGGATGTGATGGGGTCTGCTATCCAAGTGAGCCCAGATAGTTCCGTCCAAGAGGCAATCACCCTGCTCTTCCTCTATGATTCCGGTTCGCTCTATGTGAGCCTTCCCGAAGACCAAGAGCTCTTAGGGATTGTCTCGCGCAAGGACCTCCTGCGGGCCAGCCTTTCAGGAGGCGACCAAGGTCAAACGGCTCTAGCGGTCATTATGACCCGGATGCCCAATATTCTGGTCACCCGTGCGGACACCCCCCTCATCGAAGCGGCCAAAATCCTAGTTAAACACGAGGTGGACTCCTTGCCCGTGGTCGAAGACCTGGAACACTTTAAAATTTTGGGAAAACTATCCAAAACCCATCTTGTCCGTTTATTTGTTCAATCCCTAGTTAGCGAGGAAGATTTATGA